The proteins below come from a single Serratia fonticola genomic window:
- a CDS encoding DUF1145 family protein, with product MLINLGRLLMLCVWGFLLTNLFHPYPKPLTYFINVALFFMVVMHGLQLVLLKSTQPKDQPISRWLETKIFIFGVFELLDWQKKQPPLKKK from the coding sequence ATGCTGATTAATCTGGGCCGTCTGCTGATGCTGTGCGTGTGGGGCTTTCTGCTCACCAACCTGTTTCACCCGTACCCCAAGCCGCTAACCTACTTCATCAACGTAGCCTTGTTCTTTATGGTAGTGATGCACGGCCTACAGCTGGTGTTACTGAAATCCACCCAACCGAAAGATCAGCCCATCAGCCGCTGGCTGGAAACCAAGATCTTTATTTTTGGCGTGTTTGAGCTGTTGGACTGGCAGAAAAAACAGCCGCCGCTGAAGAAAAAATAG
- the ftsX gene encoding permease-like cell division protein FtsX, whose translation MANNAKTAKSKALRGGWREQWRYAWMNAIADMLRQPLATLLTVMVIAISLTLPSVCYIVWKNVSTAATQWYPTPQLTVYLDKSLDDDAAVKVLDAIKAEAGVEKVNYLSREEARGEFRNWSGFGGALDMLEENPLPAVAIVTPQMSFQSSDTLTTLRDRVAAVQGVDEVRMDDSWFARLAALTGLVGQVALMIGILMVVAVFLVIGNSVRLSIFSRRDTINVMKLIGATDGFILRPFLNGGAMLGFFGALLSLVLSGALVWKLESVVTNVAKVFGTTFTLHGLGWDEALLLLLISAMIGWIAAWLATVQHLRRFTPQ comes from the coding sequence ATGGCGAATAATGCAAAAACCGCCAAGAGCAAGGCACTGCGCGGTGGCTGGCGTGAACAGTGGCGCTATGCCTGGATGAACGCCATTGCCGATATGCTGCGCCAACCGCTGGCAACGCTGCTGACCGTGATGGTCATCGCCATTTCTCTGACGCTGCCGAGCGTTTGCTACATCGTCTGGAAGAACGTCAGTACCGCGGCGACACAGTGGTACCCAACGCCACAGCTGACGGTGTATCTGGATAAATCCCTCGACGATGACGCGGCGGTCAAAGTGCTGGATGCCATCAAGGCCGAGGCCGGGGTGGAGAAGGTGAACTACCTGTCGCGTGAAGAGGCGCGGGGCGAGTTCCGCAACTGGTCTGGCTTTGGTGGCGCGCTGGATATGCTGGAAGAAAACCCGCTGCCAGCCGTGGCGATTGTCACTCCGCAGATGAGTTTCCAGAGTTCCGATACGCTAACCACCCTGCGCGATCGCGTAGCGGCGGTGCAGGGCGTGGATGAAGTCAGGATGGACGACAGCTGGTTTGCCCGCCTGGCGGCGCTGACCGGGTTAGTGGGCCAGGTGGCCTTGATGATCGGCATACTGATGGTGGTGGCGGTGTTCCTGGTGATTGGTAACAGCGTGCGTCTGAGCATCTTCAGCCGTCGCGATACCATCAACGTGATGAAGTTGATCGGTGCTACCGACGGCTTTATCCTGCGGCCGTTCCTCAACGGTGGTGCAATGCTCGGCTTCTTCGGCGCGCTGTTGTCGCTGGTTCTATCTGGCGCACTGGTGTGGAAGCTGGAGTCGGTGGTGACCAACGTGGCGAAGGTATTTGGCACCACCTTTACCCTGCATGGCCTGGGTTGGGATGAGGCGCTGTTGTTGCTGCTGATTTCGGCGATGATCGGCTGGATTGCCGCCTGGTTGGCCACCGTGCAACATTTACGCCGATTTACACCACAATAG
- a CDS encoding lysoplasmalogenase, with protein MSWPFLAVFFSGWLFVDASYRGPRWQRWVFKPVTLLLLLLLAWQAPVLGPAGYLIVLGLLATLAGDALLLLPRERVLYAIGAFFLSHLLYTLSFASQMTFSLFWPLPLVLLIIGALLLAIIWSRLEEMRWPIATLVAMTLLMVWLAGEQYFLRSTDFGFSLLAGTSLLLLANIVWLLNRYRFTFRAADAVVAFCYFSGHFLIVRSLYL; from the coding sequence ATGAGTTGGCCGTTCCTTGCCGTATTTTTTTCCGGTTGGTTGTTCGTTGATGCCTCCTACCGCGGCCCGCGCTGGCAGCGCTGGGTGTTTAAACCGGTCACCTTGCTGCTGTTGCTGTTATTGGCCTGGCAGGCTCCGGTATTGGGCCCTGCGGGTTACCTGATCGTTTTGGGCCTGTTGGCAACGCTGGCGGGTGACGCCTTGCTGCTGTTGCCACGTGAGCGGGTGCTTTACGCCATCGGCGCTTTCTTCCTCTCACACCTGCTGTATACCCTGAGCTTTGCCAGCCAGATGACCTTCAGCCTGTTCTGGCCCTTGCCGCTGGTGCTGCTGATAATTGGCGCGCTGCTGCTGGCCATCATCTGGAGCCGGTTGGAAGAGATGCGCTGGCCGATCGCCACGCTGGTCGCCATGACGCTGCTGATGGTGTGGCTGGCGGGGGAACAATATTTCCTACGCAGTACCGACTTTGGCTTCTCATTGCTAGCGGGTACCTCGCTGCTGCTGTTGGCCAATATCGTCTGGCTGCTGAACCGCTACCGCTTTACCTTCCGCGCGGCAGATGCCGTGGTCGCCTTCTGCTACTTCTCCGGGCATTTCCTCATCGTCCGCTCGCTATATCTGTAA
- a CDS encoding zinc/cadmium/mercury/lead-transporting ATPase has product MQTHKPHNHQEHQHQEHNHDHGCGCSHDHAKTQHGCSTEKTPVGATAAHDHQAAHEHGTSCCSSDGPDDPDEESDRLAAVPPSGSQRFSWKVTGMDCPSCAKKIENAVTSIPGVDSARVLFATEKLVVDAQSDVSMRIQDAVKQAGFTLLGTTPAAQGDEPKTSRFGEYGPLILLSALMVLSWVLDFFNPRLGEIAFIATTLVGLVPIASKALRLIRSGTPFAIETLMSVAAIGALFIGATAEAAMVLLLFMVGELLESYAANRARRGVKALMELVPEDALLIQGSVRKRVPVASLRPGDVIEIAPGGRLPADAELLNPFASFDESALTGESVPVERQQGQKVAAGSLSVDQAAQMKVTSEPGKNAIDRILQLIEEAEERRAPIERFLDRFSRYYTPAIMLLAVAVILVPPLLFAEAWEMWIYRGLTLLLIGCPCALVISTPAAITSGLAAATRRGALIKGGAALEQLGQVQTIAFDKTGTLTEGKPTVTDVLPAAGLSEQQLLAIAAAVEAGSHHPLAQAIVNRAAENGAALPLAEGRRALAGIGVEGKVDGKTILISTPGKLTESQLSSEWRSQVETLETAGKTAVVVLEDGQPIGLLALRDTLRSDAKQAIAELAQLGVRGVMLTGDNPRAAAAIANELGIDYRAGLMPEDKVNAVTELSKLQPTAMIGDGINDAPAMKAASIGIAMGSGTDVALETADAALTHNRLTGVAEMIRISRATHANIRQNITIALGLKAIFLVTTLLGMTGLWLAVLADSGATALVTANALRLLKKRQ; this is encoded by the coding sequence ATGCAGACTCATAAACCACATAATCACCAAGAGCATCAGCATCAAGAACATAATCACGATCACGGCTGTGGCTGTAGTCATGACCACGCCAAAACCCAGCATGGTTGTAGCACTGAAAAAACCCCGGTTGGAGCAACTGCTGCCCATGACCATCAAGCGGCCCATGAGCACGGCACCAGTTGTTGCAGTAGCGATGGCCCCGACGACCCGGATGAGGAAAGCGACAGGCTGGCTGCCGTTCCCCCTTCCGGCAGCCAGCGTTTCAGTTGGAAAGTCACCGGCATGGATTGCCCGAGCTGTGCCAAGAAAATCGAAAATGCCGTGACGTCGATCCCCGGCGTCGACAGCGCTCGCGTGCTGTTTGCCACGGAAAAACTGGTGGTGGATGCCCAATCCGACGTCAGCATGCGGATCCAGGACGCGGTAAAACAGGCTGGCTTTACCCTGTTGGGAACTACCCCGGCGGCACAAGGCGATGAACCAAAAACCTCCCGGTTTGGTGAATACGGCCCTCTGATACTGCTCTCCGCGCTGATGGTACTCAGTTGGGTTCTCGACTTCTTCAACCCACGGCTGGGCGAAATTGCCTTCATCGCCACCACCTTGGTCGGCCTGGTGCCGATTGCCAGCAAAGCCTTGCGGCTGATTCGGTCAGGCACTCCGTTCGCCATAGAAACCCTGATGAGCGTTGCCGCCATCGGTGCGCTGTTTATCGGTGCCACCGCCGAAGCGGCCATGGTACTGCTGTTGTTTATGGTGGGGGAACTGCTGGAATCCTACGCGGCCAATCGTGCACGCCGTGGCGTGAAGGCATTGATGGAGTTGGTGCCGGAAGATGCTCTGCTTATCCAGGGCAGCGTACGTAAACGCGTGCCGGTGGCCAGCCTGCGCCCCGGTGACGTGATAGAGATCGCGCCCGGTGGCCGCTTGCCTGCCGATGCCGAATTGCTAAACCCGTTCGCCAGCTTTGACGAGAGCGCTTTAACCGGTGAATCCGTGCCGGTAGAGCGCCAACAGGGTCAGAAAGTGGCCGCTGGCAGCCTGTCCGTCGATCAGGCCGCGCAGATGAAGGTCACTTCCGAGCCGGGCAAAAATGCCATTGACCGTATCCTGCAGCTGATTGAAGAGGCCGAAGAGCGTCGGGCACCGATTGAACGCTTCCTCGATCGCTTCAGCCGTTACTACACCCCGGCGATCATGCTGCTGGCCGTGGCGGTGATCCTGGTGCCACCGCTGCTGTTTGCCGAAGCTTGGGAGATGTGGATCTACCGGGGTCTGACCTTGCTGCTGATCGGTTGTCCGTGTGCCTTGGTGATCTCTACGCCAGCGGCCATTACCTCTGGCCTTGCGGCGGCCACACGCCGAGGTGCGCTGATTAAAGGCGGGGCGGCATTGGAGCAGTTGGGTCAGGTGCAGACCATCGCGTTCGACAAAACCGGTACGCTGACCGAAGGCAAACCGACGGTGACCGACGTGCTGCCGGCAGCCGGCCTCAGCGAGCAGCAACTGCTGGCCATCGCAGCGGCTGTCGAAGCGGGTTCACACCACCCATTGGCACAGGCGATCGTCAACCGCGCAGCGGAAAACGGCGCCGCATTGCCACTGGCCGAAGGCCGCCGTGCGCTGGCGGGTATTGGGGTTGAAGGGAAGGTTGACGGTAAAACTATACTGATCAGCACTCCGGGCAAGTTGACGGAAAGCCAGTTGAGCAGCGAATGGCGCAGCCAGGTAGAGACGCTGGAAACGGCGGGTAAAACCGCAGTGGTGGTGTTAGAGGACGGGCAGCCTATCGGTTTGCTGGCGTTGCGTGACACCTTGCGTAGCGACGCTAAGCAGGCGATTGCCGAGTTGGCCCAGTTAGGCGTTCGTGGCGTGATGCTCACGGGTGATAACCCACGCGCAGCGGCAGCCATTGCCAATGAATTGGGGATCGATTACCGCGCCGGGTTAATGCCGGAAGACAAAGTGAACGCGGTAACTGAGCTGAGCAAGTTGCAACCTACCGCCATGATCGGTGACGGTATCAACGATGCCCCGGCGATGAAGGCCGCCAGCATTGGCATTGCGATGGGGAGCGGCACCGACGTGGCGTTAGAAACGGCTGATGCCGCACTGACGCACAACCGGTTGACCGGCGTTGCCGAAATGATCCGCATCTCCCGCGCCACACACGCCAATATTCGCCAGAACATTACCATTGCGCTTGGGCTGAAAGCGATTTTCCTGGTCACCACCCTGCTGGGGATGACCGGCCTGTGGTTGGCCGTATTGGCAGACTCTGGGGCAACCGCGCTGGTGACCGCCAACGCCTTACGGCTGTTGAAAAAACGTCAGTAA
- a CDS encoding DUF3142 domain-containing protein yields the protein MKRWIALIVIMLLAVMAWFAGRYQAMTLHQPWDQQAYVWQRVWTPQHAEALAASRDLFTTLRVLGLQVHPREGFRDITVNTALLKQDGRPLWLVVRVDGQLMQLDEAAIYERLQQQLQRWQAAGLPVIGVEIDHDAATARLPKYQQFLRQLRQRLPSSLQLGITALPAWLGSPALPGVLQQVDSSVLQVHAVLSPTQGLFDGRLAQEWTRQYARLSPKPFRIALPAYGMALLGFDAQGALVESEVSQRVAGQIQELTVAPQQIADFLQQLAQRPLPHLRGIIWFRLPLENDRRAWSMATLRAVIQQQPLLANWQVKFLPQPQQNGLYDLIIENQGPVDAPLPREIHIQAEGCLTADAVGHYQLATPSDPQRFIRISGDQLRAGQSRPLGWLRCQQITPGGTHVIP from the coding sequence ATGAAACGTTGGATAGCTCTGATCGTCATTATGCTGCTCGCAGTCATGGCCTGGTTTGCAGGGCGCTACCAGGCCATGACTCTTCATCAACCTTGGGATCAGCAGGCCTACGTTTGGCAAAGGGTGTGGACACCTCAACATGCCGAGGCGCTGGCTGCCAGCCGTGACCTGTTTACTACCCTGCGCGTGTTGGGTTTGCAGGTGCATCCCCGTGAGGGTTTCCGGGACATCACGGTCAATACCGCCCTGCTGAAACAGGATGGCCGCCCACTATGGCTGGTAGTGCGGGTAGACGGGCAACTGATGCAGTTGGATGAGGCCGCCATCTACGAACGTCTGCAGCAACAGCTGCAACGCTGGCAGGCGGCCGGTTTACCGGTGATTGGCGTGGAGATCGACCATGACGCCGCTACCGCACGGCTACCCAAATATCAACAATTCCTGCGCCAACTGCGCCAACGGCTTCCCTCTTCATTACAGCTAGGCATCACCGCCCTGCCCGCCTGGCTCGGCTCCCCAGCGCTGCCTGGCGTACTGCAACAGGTAGACAGCTCGGTGCTTCAGGTGCATGCGGTGCTCTCCCCCACACAAGGTTTATTCGACGGCCGGTTGGCGCAGGAGTGGACACGCCAGTACGCGCGCCTTAGCCCTAAACCCTTCCGTATCGCTCTGCCAGCCTACGGCATGGCTCTGCTAGGGTTCGATGCCCAGGGGGCTCTGGTTGAGAGTGAAGTCTCGCAGCGCGTGGCGGGCCAAATCCAGGAGCTGACCGTAGCACCGCAGCAGATTGCCGATTTCTTGCAGCAGCTCGCACAACGCCCACTGCCACATCTGCGCGGCATTATCTGGTTCCGCCTGCCGCTGGAAAACGATCGGCGCGCCTGGTCGATGGCTACGCTACGGGCAGTGATCCAACAGCAGCCATTGCTCGCCAACTGGCAGGTAAAATTTTTGCCGCAGCCTCAGCAAAATGGGCTGTATGATTTGATTATCGAGAATCAGGGACCGGTGGATGCCCCGTTACCGCGTGAGATCCACATTCAGGCCGAAGGTTGCCTGACCGCCGACGCGGTAGGCCATTACCAGTTGGCAACGCCATCGGACCCCCAACGCTTTATCCGCATTAGCGGCGATCAGCTACGAGCAGGGCAATCACGCCCCTTGGGCTGGCTACGCTGCCAACAGATCACGCCAGGAGGCACCCATGTCATACCTTGA
- the ftsE gene encoding cell division ATP-binding protein FtsE yields the protein MIRFEQVSKAYLGGRQALQGVDFHLRPAEMAFLTGHSGAGKSTLLKLICGIERPSAGHIWFGGHDISRLKNREVPFLRRQIGMIFQDHHLLLDRTVYDNVAMPLVIAGASTEDIRRRVSAALDKVGLLDKAKNFPIQLSGGEQQRVGIARAVVNKPAVLLADEPTGNLDDALSEGILRLFEEFNRVGVTVLMATHDTGLIARRNYRILTLSQGRMVGGAQHGE from the coding sequence ATGATTCGCTTTGAACAGGTCAGTAAAGCTTATCTGGGCGGACGGCAAGCCCTGCAGGGGGTAGATTTTCATCTACGTCCGGCGGAGATGGCGTTTCTGACCGGCCATTCCGGCGCGGGGAAAAGTACCCTGCTGAAACTGATTTGTGGGATTGAGCGGCCAAGCGCCGGTCATATCTGGTTTGGCGGGCATGACATCAGCCGGTTGAAAAACCGCGAGGTGCCTTTCCTGCGCCGCCAGATCGGCATGATTTTCCAGGATCACCATCTGCTGCTGGATCGTACGGTGTATGACAACGTGGCGATGCCGCTGGTCATCGCCGGAGCCAGTACCGAAGATATCCGTCGCCGCGTTTCGGCTGCGCTGGACAAGGTCGGGCTGCTGGATAAAGCGAAGAACTTCCCCATTCAGCTTTCCGGTGGTGAGCAGCAACGCGTTGGCATTGCCCGCGCGGTGGTGAACAAGCCAGCGGTGCTGTTGGCGGACGAACCGACCGGTAACCTGGACGACGCCCTGTCGGAAGGGATCCTGCGCCTGTTTGAAGAATTTAACCGCGTTGGGGTGACGGTGCTGATGGCAACCCACGACACCGGGCTGATCGCCCGGCGTAATTACCGCATCCTGACGCTGAGCCAGGGCCGTATGGTAGGGGGGGCACAGCATGGCGAATAA
- a CDS encoding DUF2500 domain-containing protein gives MSKPPLFFVAVIALIAVLATRQYLNKRRQDADNDRQPVRTLQVEVSAKREFPSPNRRSRQRENIVVEDMRYEVYFRPLTGGSEIKIPLPQQQYNQIDKGAQGTLSLQGTRFISFTAQKS, from the coding sequence ATGAGTAAGCCACCGTTGTTCTTTGTTGCCGTGATCGCGCTGATTGCGGTGTTGGCGACTCGCCAATACCTCAATAAACGCCGCCAGGATGCGGATAATGACCGCCAGCCGGTGCGTACATTGCAGGTGGAGGTCAGCGCCAAGCGTGAGTTCCCCTCGCCGAATCGTCGTTCGCGGCAGCGGGAAAATATCGTGGTGGAAGATATGCGTTACGAAGTGTACTTCCGTCCGTTGACGGGCGGCAGCGAGATCAAAATACCGTTGCCGCAGCAGCAATATAATCAGATAGATAAAGGCGCTCAGGGTACGCTGAGCCTGCAGGGCACCCGCTTTATCTCCTTCACGGCGCAGAAGTCGTAG
- the ftsY gene encoding signal recognition particle-docking protein FtsY gives MAKDKKRGFFSWLGFGQKEEEQQQPESAVEPAEQQAAETPAAPKLDDKLPPQESAPAATKDTPGEWDSSLSGEPITENILPLDEHHAEPVAIEEVTVAQQPELQAEEPALIEAIIEAPAEIIEPEPEVIEAVIEVPAEIIEPEPEVIEAVIEAPAEIIEPEPEVIEAVIEAPAEIIEPEPEVIEAVIEVPAEIIEPEPEVIEEVIEPELEPEQPELLAPAVTQEQERPSKEGFFARLKRSLLKTKQNLGSGFIGLFRGKKIDDDLFEELEEQLLIADVGVETTRKIIESLTLHASRKQLKDAESLYGKLKEEMAEILAKVDQPLDVGGKTPFVILMVGVNGVGKTTTIGKLARQFQAEGKSVMLAAGDTFRAAAVEQLQVWGERNRIPVIAQHTGADSASVIFDAVQAAKARNIDVLIADTAGRLQNKAHLMEELKKIVRVMKKLDEQAPHEVMLTLDASTGQNAVNQAKLFNEAVGLTGITLTKLDGTAKGGVIFSIADQFTIPIRYIGVGEGIEDLRPFKADDFIEALFARED, from the coding sequence ATGGCAAAAGATAAAAAACGTGGGTTTTTCTCCTGGCTGGGCTTCGGCCAGAAGGAAGAAGAGCAGCAACAACCTGAATCTGCCGTAGAACCGGCGGAACAGCAGGCCGCAGAAACCCCGGCTGCCCCCAAACTGGACGATAAGCTTCCTCCCCAGGAATCTGCACCAGCCGCCACCAAAGATACCCCAGGGGAGTGGGATAGCAGCCTGAGCGGCGAGCCTATCACCGAAAATATCCTGCCGCTGGATGAACACCACGCTGAGCCGGTAGCGATCGAAGAAGTTACCGTAGCGCAACAGCCTGAGCTGCAAGCAGAAGAACCAGCGCTGATTGAAGCGATTATCGAGGCGCCTGCAGAAATTATCGAGCCAGAGCCGGAAGTGATTGAAGCGGTTATCGAAGTGCCTGCTGAGATTATCGAGCCAGAGCCGGAAGTGATTGAAGCGGTAATCGAAGCGCCTGCCGAGATTATCGAACCTGAGCCAGAAGTGATTGAAGCGGTAATCGAAGCGCCTGCCGAGATTATCGAACCTGAGCCAGAGGTGATTGAAGCGGTAATCGAAGTGCCTGCCGAAATTATCGAGCCTGAGCCAGAGGTGATTGAAGAGGTTATCGAGCCAGAACTGGAACCTGAACAGCCTGAGCTGCTGGCTCCGGCGGTAACGCAAGAACAAGAGCGCCCTAGCAAAGAAGGCTTCTTCGCCCGTCTTAAACGCAGCCTGCTGAAAACCAAACAGAACCTGGGCTCCGGTTTTATCGGCCTGTTCCGCGGCAAGAAGATCGACGACGATCTGTTCGAAGAGCTGGAAGAACAGCTGTTAATCGCCGACGTTGGTGTAGAAACCACTCGTAAAATCATTGAGTCTCTTACTCTGCACGCCAGCCGTAAGCAGCTGAAAGACGCCGAATCGCTGTATGGCAAACTGAAAGAAGAGATGGCGGAAATTCTCGCCAAGGTGGATCAGCCACTGGATGTCGGTGGCAAAACGCCGTTCGTGATCCTGATGGTTGGCGTCAACGGCGTGGGTAAAACCACCACCATCGGCAAGCTGGCGCGTCAGTTCCAGGCCGAAGGTAAATCGGTGATGCTGGCCGCAGGCGACACTTTCCGCGCCGCAGCGGTTGAGCAGTTGCAGGTCTGGGGCGAACGTAACCGCATTCCGGTCATCGCTCAGCATACCGGTGCCGACTCCGCTTCGGTGATCTTCGACGCGGTGCAGGCGGCTAAAGCCCGTAATATCGATGTGCTGATCGCCGATACCGCCGGTCGCCTGCAGAACAAGGCGCACCTGATGGAAGAGCTGAAGAAGATCGTGCGGGTGATGAAAAAACTGGACGAGCAGGCCCCCCATGAGGTTATGCTGACTCTGGATGCCAGCACCGGACAAAATGCGGTTAACCAGGCGAAATTATTTAATGAAGCCGTGGGCCTGACCGGCATAACGCTGACTAAACTGGACGGTACCGCCAAAGGCGGGGTGATCTTCTCCATCGCCGATCAGTTTACTATCCCGATCCGTTACATCGGCGTTGGTGAAGGCATCGAAGATTTGCGGCCGTTTAAGGCTGATGACTTTATTGAGGCACTTTTTGCCCGAGAGGATTGA
- the panM gene encoding aspartate 1-decarboxylase autocleavage activator PanM gives MKLTIERLTSLSPQDLIDLGKIWPHQQPEQWLSWLEEGKALFAARFNERLLGAVKIEIAGQSAQLHDLLVREVTRRRGVGLYLMEDTQRQLPQVQHWQLDTAGLAARERGEVGNFMRACGFQAQGDCWQK, from the coding sequence ATGAAACTGACCATTGAACGCTTGACCAGCTTATCCCCACAAGACCTTATCGACCTTGGTAAAATCTGGCCACATCAACAGCCTGAGCAGTGGCTAAGCTGGCTGGAGGAGGGGAAAGCACTGTTTGCCGCCCGTTTTAACGAGCGGCTGCTGGGGGCGGTAAAAATCGAGATAGCGGGCCAGAGCGCCCAATTGCACGATCTGCTGGTGCGCGAAGTGACACGCCGCCGTGGCGTGGGGCTGTATCTGATGGAAGATACCCAACGCCAATTGCCACAGGTGCAACATTGGCAACTGGATACTGCCGGGTTGGCCGCTCGTGAACGAGGCGAGGTCGGCAACTTTATGCGTGCCTGCGGATTCCAGGCTCAGGGCGATTGCTGGCAAAAATGA
- the rpoH gene encoding RNA polymerase sigma factor RpoH produces the protein MTKEMRTLALVPQGSLEAYLRAANTYPMLTAEEERELAERLHYQGDLEAAKQLILSHLRFVAHIARNYSGYGLPVADLIQEGNIGLMKAVRRFNPEVGVRLVSFAVHWIKAEIHEYVLRNWRIVKVATTKAQRKLFFNLRKTKQRLGWFNQDEVELVARELGVTSKDVREMESRMAAQDMTFDPTPEDEGRDGHAMAPMLYLQDKSSDFAEGIEEDNWESNAADKLAYALEGLDERSQHIIRARWLDDDNKSTLQELADQYGVSAERVRQLEKNAMKKLKMAIEA, from the coding sequence ATGACCAAAGAAATGCGCACTTTAGCCTTAGTCCCACAGGGCAGCTTGGAAGCCTACCTGCGGGCAGCCAACACCTATCCGATGCTGACGGCAGAGGAAGAGCGGGAACTGGCTGAACGGCTGCATTATCAGGGCGATCTGGAAGCAGCTAAGCAGCTCATCCTGTCTCACCTGCGCTTTGTCGCTCATATTGCCCGTAACTATTCAGGGTACGGTTTGCCGGTGGCAGATCTTATCCAGGAAGGTAATATCGGCCTGATGAAGGCCGTGCGTCGCTTCAACCCAGAGGTTGGCGTACGTCTGGTGTCCTTTGCGGTGCATTGGATCAAGGCAGAAATTCACGAATACGTGCTGCGCAACTGGCGTATCGTCAAAGTGGCGACCACCAAGGCACAGCGCAAGCTGTTCTTCAACCTGCGTAAAACCAAGCAGCGTCTGGGCTGGTTCAATCAGGACGAAGTGGAGCTGGTCGCGCGCGAGCTGGGTGTCACCAGCAAAGACGTGCGTGAGATGGAGTCGCGCATGGCGGCACAGGACATGACCTTTGACCCAACGCCGGAAGACGAAGGGCGTGACGGTCATGCCATGGCCCCGATGCTCTACCTGCAAGATAAAAGCTCGGACTTTGCCGAAGGGATCGAAGAAGATAACTGGGAAAGCAACGCCGCAGACAAACTGGCCTACGCGCTGGAAGGTCTGGACGAGCGTAGCCAGCATATCATTCGCGCCCGCTGGTTGGACGACGACAACAAGTCCACCCTGCAGGAGCTGGCCGATCAGTACGGCGTTTCCGCCGAACGTGTACGCCAGCTGGAAAAGAACGCCATGAAGAAACTGAAGATGGCGATCGAAGCCTGA
- the rsmD gene encoding 16S rRNA (guanine(966)-N(2))-methyltransferase gives MAKQPPRGALKKPQTASAGQIRIIGGQWRGRKLPVPNSEGLRPTTDRVRETLFNWLAPVIRGARCLDCFAGSGALGLEALSRYAESATLLEYERSVAQQLGKNLALLQGNGSVVNTNALTWLAGNGQPFDVVFLDPPFRKGLLADTVTLLEQQGWLANEAWIYVEAEAESAATDVPATWTLHREKVAGQVAYRLYLRTLEEKTEHAD, from the coding sequence ATGGCAAAACAACCACCGCGCGGCGCGCTCAAAAAACCGCAGACGGCCTCCGCTGGCCAGATCCGCATCATCGGCGGCCAATGGCGCGGGCGCAAACTGCCGGTGCCAAACAGCGAAGGTCTGCGGCCAACCACCGACCGCGTACGCGAAACCTTGTTCAACTGGTTAGCCCCGGTGATCCGTGGGGCTCGCTGTCTGGACTGCTTCGCAGGTAGCGGTGCGTTGGGGTTGGAAGCCTTGTCGCGCTATGCAGAAAGCGCCACGCTGCTGGAATACGAACGATCAGTAGCCCAACAGCTGGGGAAAAACCTGGCGCTGTTGCAAGGCAATGGCAGCGTCGTGAATACCAATGCTTTGACCTGGCTGGCAGGCAACGGGCAACCTTTTGACGTGGTGTTTCTCGATCCCCCGTTCCGCAAAGGGTTGCTGGCCGATACCGTCACGCTGTTGGAACAACAGGGCTGGTTAGCGAACGAGGCCTGGATTTACGTCGAGGCCGAAGCCGAAAGCGCCGCCACCGATGTTCCTGCGACCTGGACACTACACCGCGAGAAGGTCGCCGGCCAGGTAGCCTACCGCCTTTATCTCCGCACTCTTGAAGAGAAAACCGAACATGCTGATTAA